The nucleotide window AAAAGGAAATTTTATTAAGCTCGAATCGCCATCATTATTTAAAGCACAAGCTGCAGCAAATTATTTTCCGTGCTTCTCTTATACTTAGTGAGCATGCGAAGTCGAGCGGCTTTGTGCCGGTGGATCTTGAGGTGCCGTTTGGTATTGGAGCTGATGCATTGCCGCCGCTTCATTTTCAACTGGCAAACGGTACGAAAATGGAGGTTGTCGGTCGCATTGACCGTGTTGATATGGCAGAGGGAGAGCAAGGAACGTTCCTACGCATTATTGATTATAAATCAAGCGCCAAATCACTCGACATGACTGAGGTGTATTATGGACTAGCGCTACAAATGCTTACCTATTTGGATGTTGTTATTGAAAATGCCGGGAAATGGGTGAAGGATAAGCAGGCTACACCGGCGGGAGTACTGTATTTTCATGTGCATAATCCAGTCGTGGAGATTAAGGGTGATGCAACGGATGCAGACATTGACAGAGAAATTTTACGCAAGTTTAAGATGAAAGGTTTATTACTGGGGGATACAGAGGTTGTTCGTTTGATGGATGCCTCATTAACGTCAGGTTCTTCGGATATTGTATCTGCAGGATTAAAAAAGGATGGGACCTTCAGTGCTTATTCATCCGTTGCAAGCGAGCAGGAGTTTCATACATTAAAACAATATGTACGACGCACGTTTCAAGATATTGGAACAAGCATTACAGAAGGAGTCATTGACATTGCACCGTACAAGCTGAAGACGAAAGTGGCCTGCGGCTTTTGTCAGTTTAAATCAGTTTGTCAATTTGATGAATCATTGCAGGAAAATGAGTACCGCATACTGCGTCCTCTAAAAGAGGCGGAAGCGCTAATGAAAATGAGAGAGGAGGGAGAACGATGATAAAGCCGGCTCATGTGCATTGGACAGATGATCAATGGAAAGCAATTGTTGCAGAGGGCAGTGATATTTTGGTAGCTGCAGCAGCAGGTTCCGGTAAAACTGCTGTACTGGTTGAGCGCATTATTCAAAAGTTAATTGGACCGAACCCAATTGATGTAGATCGTTTGCTTGTTGTTACCTTTACGAATGCTTCTGCACAGGAGATGAAAACGAGAATTGCAGAAGCGTTGGACAAAGAGCTTGCAAAGCAGCCGCATTCACAGCATTTACGCAAACAGCTGAATCTGCTGGGACGTGCTTCTATCTCAACCCTACACTCCTTTTGCTTGCAAGTAATTCGTAACTATTATTACATGATTGATGTAGACCCTGGGTTTCGCATTGGCAGTCAAGCCGAAATTGAATTATTAAAAGAGGAAGTCTTACACGACTTGCTCGAAGAGGAGTATGGTCTGGAAGGAAATGAGCCGTTCTTCGATCTTGTAGAACGCTATACAAGTGATCGAAGTGATCATGACTTACAGGATATGATCCTTGCTTTTCATAGAGAAGCGACTTCTCATCCTAACCCAAAGGGCTGGCTACAACACATTAGGGATCTGTACAAAGAAGCCAATCATATAGACGAATTACCGTATACATCATATTTGTTAGCGTGTATACAATTGCAGCTACGCGGCTTGCGCGCTCATCTGGAAAAGGCAATTGAACTTACGCAATGGCCGGGTGGACCACTTCCGCGTGAAGCAGTATTTCGGAATGATATTAGGCAAATTGATATGTTACTAGCAGCATCGTCGTGGACCGAGATGGATGAAGCAATCAAGTCTGTGAAGTGGGAGACGTTGCCGCGTATTAAGCGTGCAGATTATGAAGAAGAGCTACTACAGCGTACGGACCAGCTACGAAAAAAAGTAAAAGACGACATAGCAAAAATGGCGGAGGACTGGTTTAGCAGGTCACCAGAAGCCTATATGCGCGATTTAAAAGAAATGGCACCTATTATCGCCAAATTGACTGATTTGGTACAGACATTCATTGCTCGGTTTCAGCAAGTCAAACGTGCTAAAAGCATGGTCGACTTTACAGATTTGGAGCACTTTTGCTTAGCGATTTTACAAGAAAATGATGCTCCTTCTGCTGTTGCAATGCACTATCGTGAGTTGTTTGCGGAGGTGCTTGTCGATGAGTATCAGGACGTAAACTTTGTTCAGGAATCAATCTTGCGCCTTGTAACGAAAGAAACGGAAAGTGCTGGAAATCTATTTATGGTTGGTGATATTAAGCAATCTATTTACCGTTTTCGCCTAGCTGAACCTGGTCTGTTTCTTGGAAAGTATAAACGTTTTACACATGAGGGTGAAGGGGGACTGAAGATTGATCTTGCACAAAACTTTCGCAGTCGTCCCGAGGTTTTACATGGTACAAACTTTGTGTTCAAGCAAATTATGGGTGAGGCTGTAGGGGAAATTGCATATGATGAGGATGCTGAATTAAAGCCGGGAGCTGTATATCCAGATAGTTCTGATGTGGATGCCGAGCTGTTAGTCATTCAGGTAGAAGCGCAAGAGGAAGAAGAGCTTGAAAATCCCCAACTAGAAGCACGTTTGATTGCCCAGCGCATTCGAAAGATGATCAGCTCAGGTTATGAGATATATGATCGCAAACATAATTCTATGCGTCCAGTATCTTATCGCGACTTTGTAATTTTATTACGTTCCATGCCGTGGGCACCTGCAATGATGGAAGAGTTTAAGTTGCAGGGTATTCCTGCATATGCTGAGCTGACAACAGGCTACTTTGAAGCAACGGAAGTTAATGTAATGCTAAATGTACTGCGCGTAATTGATAACCCGCAGCAAGATATTCCGCTAGCATCTGTATTGCGTTCTCCTATTGTCGGTATGACGGATGAAGAATTGGCGACCATACGCATTCACGGTAAAAAAGCTTCCTTCTACCAAGTGCTGAAAAGCTTTGCGTATTCGGGTGAACCAAGAGAGCTCCGCGAAAAAACAGATTTATTTTTACAAGCATTACAGAGATGGCGCGATTTTGCACGTCAACACCCCCTCACAGAACTGATTGCTAGTATATATCGTCAAACTGGTTATTATGACTTTGTTGGTGGTCTACCAGGAGGAAAGCAAAGACAAGCAAATTTACGTATGCTACAGGACAAGGCAAGGCAATATGAAGCCGGTGATTTCCGTGGGTTATTCCGGTTTTTACGCTTTATTGAAAGGCTGCAAGAGCGCGGTGATGATATGGGAGCTGCAAGGGTAGCGAACGAGCAGGAAGACGTAGTGCGTATCATGACGGTTCATAAAAGTAAAGGTCTTGAGTTTCCGGTCGTATTCGTTGCAGGCATGGGAAGACGTTTTAATACGAGAGATTTAACAAATCGTTTTCTTCTGCACAAGGATTTTGGTTTTGGTTCGCAGTTCATTGACCCGCAAAAGCGAATTAAATTTACAACGTTACCTTATATAGCCATCAAACAAAAGATGAAGATGGAACTGATTGCGGAGGAAATGAGAGTACTTTATGTAGCTCTGACACGCGCAAAGGAGAAGCTGATTTTAATAGGCTCAGTTAAAGATGCTGCTGGTGCTGTGTCTAAATGGACTGAAACGAACGATCATAAAGAATGGCTTCTTCCTGACTATGTAAGAGCGCAGGCTTCCTCCTATCTTGATTGGTTAGGCCCTGCTTTAATGCGACACAGAGCAGGGGCGGAATTCGGAGATAGAGATAGAGTACTGGCTGCTATCGATCAGCATGAAGCTAAGTGGAAAGTCGAGATTATTCCAACCGATGCATTGCAACCATTTGGAACGGAAACGGAAGAGGATGCAGGACTTCTTGCTGCCTTGCGAGCGCATAAGCCAGTTCCGGCGAAAGATTCTGATATAGTAGAGCGTTTGTGCTGGTCATATTCCTTTGGAGATGCTACCACATATCGAGCAAAACAATCTGTTTCTGACTTAAAGCGTCAGTATGAATCTAATGAAGATAGTGACGAAGTCCTCTTATCTGCGCCGCGCTCTTCTATTGAAAAACGACCGCGTTTTATGGAGAAAAAGGGATTAACCGGAGCAGAGCGCGGAACGGCGATGCATACTGTGATGCAACATGTGAACTTGCATGCAGAAATAACCAAGGAAAGAGTTGCTGAACAGTTAGCTAGCATGGTAAACCGTGAGCTATTAACAGAAGAGCAAGCGGAGAGTGTTGATCCAGAGGAAATTGTGATGTTTTTCCGTACGAATCTCGGTCAACGTGTAAAGGTCGCTTCTCATGTAGAACGAGAAGTGCCATTTTCTATTCTGCTAGCTGCTAGTGAAACGTATCGAGATTGGAGCGCTATGTACGAAGAGAAAGTTGTTGTACAAGGTGTAATTGATTGTATGATTGAGGAAGAAGACGGAATTATTCTCATTGATTTTAAAACGGATAAAATTACGGGCAAATATCCGCGCGGATTCGAACAGGCACGTAAGGAGCTGGAAAAACGCTATGAGAAGCAGTTGCATTTATATGCGACTGCTATTGAAACAAGTTTAAAGAAACAGGTAAAAGAAAAATATTTATACTTTTTTGACGGTCATCACATACTAGCCTTAGATTAAGGAAAGAGTGAGAGTATGGGAAAACGATTGTATGGCACTTGTGAGCTCTGTAAAAGAGATGACTTGGAATTAACCGTTCACCATTTAACACCAAAGGAGTTAGGCGGTACGTTTGAACCGACTGCGGATTTATGTATCGCTTGTCATAAACAAATTCATGCTTTGTACACGAATGAAGAACTTGCTGCTCGTTTGCATACGATTGAGGCATTACAAGCTGACGAAAAAATCTCGTCATTTTTAAAATGGATTCGCAAGCAACCGTCTTCTAAACTTGTTAAAACAAAAAAATCAAATGAACGCAAACAAAAAGGAAGGTAGAAATACCTTCCTTTTTTGTGTGGAGAAACTGAGATTCCTCACCTGAACGAACCGACGCCGCATTTCTTATTGTGCAGCTCCGCCGGTTAGGCGCTGCTTTTCTTATGCAGTGGCTGTTTGGTTTTGATCTGCTACGTCAGGGTCGAATGTGTTGGTGGCACTAATGCCGTTAAAGGTGTTGACAACAAAACCGACGTTTGAGGCGCCTGAACCATTAAAAGCTTTTGTATTCTCTTTGGGAGAAACGTTGTAGAAATCGCCTAAATTAAATGAACCGTTGCTGTTTTGGACCACAACGTTACCGACTAAGGATGGCATAGTTTCACCTGCCGTAAATGTATTTTGTTTTACTATATGCTGTCTTTTTCAGAAGGTGAGCTTTCTGCATATTTTCGAATTTGCAAGATGCGTGAGTTAGCAAATCCATAATCTAAAGATCCGATATGCAAACATGCTGAGGTTAGCATACTTCTTTGGAAGATTGAACCGACATGAATAAATGGACAAGCATTGATAACATGCATGCGCGTTTCTTTTACGCGTAAGGGAATCGTAATTTCTGTATCTCGAAAAATAATGTAGGACGAAAAAGGAGGATCTTTCACAATGAATTCTCCTTTTTCGTCTTGCACTGCAATGGCTCGAGCCTTAACTTCCAAGGTATTGGTATCGCCAATTTGCACAACACTGCTGAACCCCATCGTTAGAACCGTTATATCTTGCACAACAGAAAAACGTCTAAACATGGTTATGCCGGTGTTGACGGAACATCAAAGACAGAAGGAACAAATGGTCCTTGAGCCAATGATTCCGGCGGTGTATCCAGAATAGATGACAATATGAGGAAATCGATATCTCCTACTACAAATAAACCAGACGAAGAAACGCCTGAACTATGAATATTTCCTACTTTTATCTCATGATTCACAACAGTGTATTGTAGCATGCTTTACTCCTTTCTCATATGAGGGGGGATATGCTGAATAAATGCCATAAAAGCTTTGTCAATATCTTGTTTCATATTATGGATAATGATGTCTTTCATGTATTCGGGGTTTGATGTAATTTCTGGATAAGTTTGTACTTGGGATAAGTAATAAGGTAGACGGTGTTCCATTTGCTTGCGGATGTCGTCAATCATCATATTTCGATACATATCATCGAGTGGTACGCGCTCATCTGCTTCAAATTGAAGAATGCGGTGATACGCCTCTTGATCCAAATAGCGGTTCATTTGTTGAATAATGTCTTGATAAAAGTCCGGATTTACTTCAGTTTCTGGGTTTACTTTGAGCGTCTCGGTCGCAACATCGAAATCTTCAATAGCGCTTCCCCCTCCATATGGGTTCAGACCAATATTCAATGTCCCGTTTAAATTTTCAACTTTTAATTGGTCAAACTTATATTCTACCTTTCCTACAGTCGTTGGGGGATTTCTTTTGATATTATCTAACTCGGCTTGAACGGCATATAACTCTCTTTCTAGTTCCTCTAGTTTTTGTTGTTGCGATTGAACTGTATATTGTAACTGTTGTACCACCTGAAACCAATCTTGATTCATAGAAAACCCTCCCGGAATACAACCTAGCTATTTCCGGTAGGCTCATCTGAAGGAACAATTGCAACAAATTGTCCTGGCTCCTTCAGAGGGCGCGCCGGTTCTAGAAACTCTCCTGTATTGGAAAATTTAGATAGAGATTTGAT belongs to Ectobacillus sp. JY-23 and includes:
- the addA gene encoding helicase-exonuclease AddAB subunit AddA encodes the protein MIKPAHVHWTDDQWKAIVAEGSDILVAAAAGSGKTAVLVERIIQKLIGPNPIDVDRLLVVTFTNASAQEMKTRIAEALDKELAKQPHSQHLRKQLNLLGRASISTLHSFCLQVIRNYYYMIDVDPGFRIGSQAEIELLKEEVLHDLLEEEYGLEGNEPFFDLVERYTSDRSDHDLQDMILAFHREATSHPNPKGWLQHIRDLYKEANHIDELPYTSYLLACIQLQLRGLRAHLEKAIELTQWPGGPLPREAVFRNDIRQIDMLLAASSWTEMDEAIKSVKWETLPRIKRADYEEELLQRTDQLRKKVKDDIAKMAEDWFSRSPEAYMRDLKEMAPIIAKLTDLVQTFIARFQQVKRAKSMVDFTDLEHFCLAILQENDAPSAVAMHYRELFAEVLVDEYQDVNFVQESILRLVTKETESAGNLFMVGDIKQSIYRFRLAEPGLFLGKYKRFTHEGEGGLKIDLAQNFRSRPEVLHGTNFVFKQIMGEAVGEIAYDEDAELKPGAVYPDSSDVDAELLVIQVEAQEEEELENPQLEARLIAQRIRKMISSGYEIYDRKHNSMRPVSYRDFVILLRSMPWAPAMMEEFKLQGIPAYAELTTGYFEATEVNVMLNVLRVIDNPQQDIPLASVLRSPIVGMTDEELATIRIHGKKASFYQVLKSFAYSGEPRELREKTDLFLQALQRWRDFARQHPLTELIASIYRQTGYYDFVGGLPGGKQRQANLRMLQDKARQYEAGDFRGLFRFLRFIERLQERGDDMGAARVANEQEDVVRIMTVHKSKGLEFPVVFVAGMGRRFNTRDLTNRFLLHKDFGFGSQFIDPQKRIKFTTLPYIAIKQKMKMELIAEEMRVLYVALTRAKEKLILIGSVKDAAGAVSKWTETNDHKEWLLPDYVRAQASSYLDWLGPALMRHRAGAEFGDRDRVLAAIDQHEAKWKVEIIPTDALQPFGTETEEDAGLLAALRAHKPVPAKDSDIVERLCWSYSFGDATTYRAKQSVSDLKRQYESNEDSDEVLLSAPRSSIEKRPRFMEKKGLTGAERGTAMHTVMQHVNLHAEITKERVAEQLASMVNRELLTEEQAESVDPEEIVMFFRTNLGQRVKVASHVEREVPFSILLAASETYRDWSAMYEEKVVVQGVIDCMIEEEDGIILIDFKTDKITGKYPRGFEQARKELEKRYEKQLHLYATAIETSLKKQVKEKYLYFFDGHHILALD
- a CDS encoding HNH endonuclease, with amino-acid sequence MGKRLYGTCELCKRDDLELTVHHLTPKELGGTFEPTADLCIACHKQIHALYTNEELAARLHTIEALQADEKISSFLKWIRKQPSSKLVKTKKSNERKQKGR
- a CDS encoding spore germination protein, translated to MPSLVGNVVVQNSNGSFNLGDFYNVSPKENTKAFNGSGASNVGFVVNTFNGISATNTFDPDVADQNQTATA
- a CDS encoding spore germination protein GerPE translates to MFRRFSVVQDITVLTMGFSSVVQIGDTNTLEVKARAIAVQDEKGEFIVKDPPFSSYIIFRDTEITIPLRVKETRMHVINACPFIHVGSIFQRSMLTSACLHIGSLDYGFANSRILQIRKYAESSPSEKDSI
- a CDS encoding spore gernimation protein GerPD, which gives rise to MLQYTVVNHEIKVGNIHSSGVSSSGLFVVGDIDFLILSSILDTPPESLAQGPFVPSVFDVPSTPA
- the gerPC gene encoding spore germination protein GerPC, whose protein sequence is MNQDWFQVVQQLQYTVQSQQQKLEELERELYAVQAELDNIKRNPPTTVGKVEYKFDQLKVENLNGTLNIGLNPYGGGSAIEDFDVATETLKVNPETEVNPDFYQDIIQQMNRYLDQEAYHRILQFEADERVPLDDMYRNMMIDDIRKQMEHRLPYYLSQVQTYPEITSNPEYMKDIIIHNMKQDIDKAFMAFIQHIPPHMRKE
- a CDS encoding spore germination protein GerPB, with protein sequence MNVYVHQSIIINNLRVGSVTTSSVFQIGSAGTIKSLSKFSNTGEFLEPARPLKEPGQFVAIVPSDEPTGNS